GAGTGTGGCCAAGctgcaacacagtcctaacatactGGCTGGGTATGAGTAACAAGTCTTTTGTCTCCCTACTATGCTTTACTACCTGATACAATAAATTATGCTTGATTGCGAAGTGGGGGTAGCGCCAATCACTTATCCCAGGTAACAGTACGCCATCCACCACAATCACCTGGCCCCTAGCGCTCTGGAGATTGGGGTCTTCTAACTGGGCCATCCCGAACTGACCCGTGAGGATTCCGGTGCCAGGAGGTCCGTCTAGGGCCTCCACCTCCATAAAGGGGAGCCTGAGGTCTTCCTCACATGGTGGCTCGCTTGCCGGAGCGGGGTTGTCTCCCTCCTCCGGGTCCGACTAGGGCCCAGTGGACACCTCTCGTGGCGTGGGTTGGGTTGCACAGGCCACcgtcctttttccttttcttccaTGCTTGCCTCTCCAGGTCCCTCCTCCACAGGGCCTGGAAGAGAGGGCAGTCTCGACCGAGGAGAATGGACACGGGTAGGTTAGGAACAGCTCCCACGCGCATCTGGCACTTCCCCCTTGGGGTGGTTATCCTCACTGGCACCGTTGGGTACCTCTTCGTGTTCCCGTGTACACAGGACACTGTCACCTGCTCGTCCCCCggttcctccttcccctctcgtgAGAGCCACTGCGGGTGGGCCAGGTTCACCATGCTGCCGGAGTCCAGCAGAGCGCTGGTGTCGATGCCAACGATTCGTACAGGAACCATCGGAGGGGCCGTCTCGGTGTGTGCTCAACAGGAGGTGACGTAACTCGCCATCCAGGTTACCCCAGAGCTGGGGAATGCGGAGGGCATGGCCTCCTCTCGGCCGGGACAGCTCCACACACTCCTAGCAACGTCTCTGATCTGGGTCCAGCAGCCGCCGACGTATGTTTGGGTCACCCTCCTGCTTCACAGCCTCGGCTGGTTTCGTCCGTGCCCCCCTTCAGCCCCTCACCTCTCTGTGTTGTTCGTCCCCCTCGCCACGTCTCCTCTCTCCGCTCGAGCCCCTCAGCAGGTCCTGGCTGTTCTGGTGAATTTCTATCGCGGTCAGAAATTCCTCCAGGCTCTGGGGGTTCTGCATGCTCACCGTCTTCTTCATCTCGTATGGCTGGGCCCGAAGGCATTCATCCAGGACGAGCTTGTAGCATCGGGAGGGACAGTACTTCCGTCAGTAGCCAGCCCTTGGTCAGGTGCACCAGGTCGCTCATCTGAGCACGGGGGAAAAGGGTGGGGTAAAAGGCCCAGTCGTGGACCAGCTGTGCACGGCGTGCGAGATTGAACCCATAACGGCTCAGTATCTCCCGTTTGAGTCCCTCATAATTTGCGGCCTGGTCAGTGTTCAAATCAAAGTAGGCCTTCCCAGAGAGGTAGGGTGCCAACAGGCTGGCCCACTTGGGCTGGGTCCATACTTCCCTCTGGGCCGTTCCTCTCGTAGGTGCACAAAAACGACTCCACGTCATCTATCTCCCTTAATTGAACCGGGAACTGATTCGGGCCAGACTCCTGAGCCCTCCCAACCTTCAACTGGGCTACCTCCACCACCAGTCTGCGattttgttggtgctgctcctccagtgcTTGCTCCTGGAGAGCCTGTTGCTTCTGCTGGCTGAGGATGAACTGAGCCACCAGCTCCTCCATGGTAATCTCCGTACGCTCGACCCCACGGCACCCAAAGCTACTGAGATGCCCGCATTCTCCACCATATGTGGTAAACCGTGGGCTGTTgggttgagcgtgcagagattgacacagagacagggaggcttTAGTCCGCAAAAACAACTTTACTAACAAAGAAAATCAATTAGGTTTGGCTCGGTCCTTCTTCTCTACTGTGGCTTGGTTtcggtctctccccgttctctctcgcGGTGTGCCACCGTGCTCCTTTTATTTGGTCTCCACGGCTGGTTGGCACTTTCCTCTAATTACCTCCACTTAGAGCTGTCCGTGTCGAGGTGCCCAGCTCCCGtattcccagcagagggagctAATGTCGCCtcacgtacctcccctctattaccACCCCCAGGGTAGACCTCCAGGGATACCacaagaggaatggtccaaaattcctcctgaccgttgtgcaggtctgatcctcaactacagaaaacgtttggttgagtttattgctgccaaaagagggtcaaccagttattaaatccaagggttcacatacttttcccaccctgcactgtgaatttttacactgtgtgttcaataaagtTGGTGTCGTCAGGGGGTCGGTTTCATATCCAGGGATATCTGTTCGAACCAGTTTGTTTTTTACTTTCTAGTGTTAGTGGGTGCAGTAGTTACTGATGGTTGGTTTGATGCTGTTACCACTGATTGTGGGTAGTGGAGGGTGAAGAGAATTATTCTCTTGTTCAAATGaaattaaatcacattttattggtcacatagacatgtttagcagatgttattgtgggtgtcgcgaaatgcttgtgtttctagctccaacactgcagtaatatcaaacaagtaatatctaaaacgttcacaacaatacacacaatacaaacaataaaatacacacaaatgtaaaggaaatggaattaagaatatataaatatttggaagaGCATTGTCGGTGCAGCATAgattaaaatacagtagaatagaatacagtatatacatatgagatgagtaatgttcactctgaatacctcttctccaccggcggtgttttggatcagcctctggaatcagttcaattgccctggggggtttGAACAAAAGATCCagttcgggaaagttgtattcctggtcgtaatgctggtaatgctggtgagttaccgccgctctgatatccaaaagttatttttgtctgtatgtaataacacaaaaacatttctgggctaataatgtaagaaataacacataaaaaacaaaaaacgcaAAGTTTGTATTCTTGTTGTGGTAAACATCTGTATTctgctcccaagtggtgcagcggtctaaggcactgcatctcagtgctagaggcatcactacagaaccttgtttgattccaggctgtatcacaaccagacgTGATTgcaagtcccatagggtggcgcacaattggcccagtgtcgtccgggttagggtttggctggggtaggccgtcattgtaaataagaatttattcttaactgacttgcctagttaaaaaaaaatatatacgttTTCCAGGGACTGACAAGTGTATATTACATGAAACAAACGAACACATAGAACACCTAAATATTAAAGGTGAGAACAATTCTTCTTTCTTGGCGTACACAATTTCTAGTTGTAGACAAAGAACACATAGACAGTTAATGATATTGACTGTGCTCTGTGTCAGACCTTTACTTCTTCCTCCTGGCACCCACTCTATGCTACCAGTGAGACTTCCCCTTGACCCACAGGGTCCAAATCAACGTCCTTTGTGAGAGGCTGGTAAAAATGGTGAGATGAGGGCCACACTATTATCCACCCTCTTAATTTTTGCCTCTTCTTTCAGGTGGTCTTTACTCAAATGATGGTGGTAATCGTGCAGCAGGTGATATGTTTATGTATTAAATGAATGTGTTTGTACTGTGATTGAATAACtgtgatcctcaacacaggggccccacaagtatgtgtgctcagccccctcttgaactccctgttcaaccatgactgcgtgaccgagcacacctccaactcaattatcaagtttgcagacgacacaacggtagtaggcctgattaccaacaatgacgagacagcctacagggagaagatgagggccctggcggagtgatgccaggaaaataacaTGTCTCTCAACATCAataaaatgaaggagctgatcgtggacttcaggaaacagcagagggagcacccccacaaccacatcgacagggccgcagtggagaaggtgaaaatcttcaagttcctctgcgtacacatcactgacattctgaaatggtccatccacacagatagtgtagtgaagaaggcgcaacagcgcctcttcaacctcaagaggctgaagaaattcagcttggcccctaagaccctcacaaacttttacagatgcaccatgaagagcatcctgtcaggttgtatcactgcctgatacggcaacttcaccacccacaaccgcagggctctagAGAGGGTGGTGtcgtctgcccaacgcatcaccgggggtacactgcctgctctccaggacacctacagcacccaatgtcacaggaaggacaaaaagatcatcaaggacatcaaccacccgcggcacggcctgttcaccccactatcatccagaaggtgaggtcagtacaggtgcatcaagtgcatcaaagctgggaccaagagactgaaaaacagcttctatctcaaggccatcagactgttaaatagtcatcactagccggcctccacccagtaccctgccctgaacttatacactgtcactagccggctaccacccggttactcaaaccTGCACCttgaggctgctgccctatgtacatagacataaaatcactggtcactttaataatggaacactggtcagtGGTCACTAATAATGTTTACTTATTGatttactaatttcatatgtatactgtattctagtcaatgtcatcctatttaactattgctgtaTATACTATCCTATCCTAtgtattctacagatatactaaaTATCCTATCCACTTCCTGTCCATAATGTCTTTAATGTCTATAAATTCCagcacatatatatatttatactccagacttcgacattgctcgtcctaatatttatatatttcctaattccattattttacttttagatctgtgtgtattattgtgaattgttagatattactcaactgctggagctaggaacacaagcatttcgctacaaccgcaataacatctgtgtatgtttttgatttgatttatgtataaacattttgtttgttttgttgtgcCAGTATGTCATTGCTCTGCCCTTGCACAACTGTCGTCTAGGGATCTTCATCATGATGCTCTTTGAGGTGAGTGACTGAGGTGAGTGACTGAACTACCATACAGTATAGGtctatgtgttctatgtgttcatGCATAATAACACACCCTTCTCTTTCCCTGCCCCAGCTTCTGGTAGATGTTTACCTTGGACACTATTTCAGGGGTAACTATGGCAGTTGGCTGGTGTGGCTGTGCGAGCTACTGGGTCCTTCTCTGGCTGTGATTATCTATTTCCACGACCACTACATGAGTCACCATGGCCAATGTCCTCCTGGACTGTCCGCTGCTGACTGTTTGTCATGATCACTCACTTATACTGACTTTGGATGGCTCCAGCACTTTTTGATATCTTTGAAAGACTACTGTCCAGTTTAGCATTCGTCCATTTGTAGGGAGTCATCACAGCCTTAATCTACCCCACAACTATTCATAATTATTTTGAATTTGAATCTTTGGAGCCTGTGTCCTGTCATTATGTGACtcaatcacacatgaaagataggGCTGCTTATTCACTGTTCACAAGTCACCCAACGTTTACTGTAGGTTTATGGATCATAGCCAACTTTTTTCAGACTACTGGTAACTAAC
This genomic stretch from Salvelinus alpinus chromosome 15, SLU_Salpinus.1, whole genome shotgun sequence harbors:
- the LOC139539800 gene encoding diacylglycerol O-acyltransferase 1-like codes for the protein MTGHLSTSYWLPICLQLLLCYLRCLDKYVIALPLHNCRLGIFIMMLFELLVDVYLGHYFRGNYGSWLVWLCELLGPSLAVIIYFHDHYMSHHGQCPPGLSAADCLS